The following proteins are co-located in the Carassius gibelio isolate Cgi1373 ecotype wild population from Czech Republic chromosome A9, carGib1.2-hapl.c, whole genome shotgun sequence genome:
- the LOC128020137 gene encoding obscurin-like protein 1 isoform X1, protein MDVFGGAPRFLAYPRPVVVQSGTDAVLKCQIGGDPRPAVIWERNNEKIHPEDRYRVFEDGNVYNLIITSVTVEDSGQYICKAKNCIGETYAAATLKVEGEAQEMEFREENKPRFLIKPLSTRVGRGEDAVFSCKLWGNPRPEVMWEKDGKKLNEIFESTHFTISYQDGGWFQLKIFKTRAPDGGVYTCKARNEFGESLAGAVLLVDAGPGHEDEGNRNGYTNGHWKAHQGKQRSSRQVATRLKDDPLPNSAKVKMFAVTEGKHAKFRCYVTGKPKPEILWRKDGRLILSGRRYLLYEDREGYFTLKVLYCKQQDNGVYVCSASNTAGQTLSVVHLIVKEPPIRFKQPLNDLQVWERDLAVLECEVPEDSVPITWYLEDRRLQPGAKYGMEEWGTMRRLTIRDIGVDDDGIYLCEMADGGRSIAEVAVKGTIVRKLPRKVDVLEGENAAFCVEVEEGEMDIHWYKDGTELRETHQTIVKSFGRTHILVFVNTTPQDSGLVMFYVGRSKTSSQLRVKAARHCPPSCPIGVQINTERANAALLSWFPAQDSRKNPPSGYIIERQEVGSQEWLQCLTTDSVTSVEILGDSVPCEADYRFRICSVNKYGRSGNVEFPRAVHLVPVARIQTPLQDALVPEGQDACFTIELSASVIGTWFLNGNQLQDDERFSIRRSRTHQSLRIRGVRDTENGAEITFIAYGIRDSAALYIQAPLVKFTPLSEMDRNKFVEVGNPIVLYCELSDPETPVRWYKNGVELHTMEGLHIQSEGTMRRIVIQSADFSHSGVYSCDAIDDVIRFNVEVEAPPVRFLVLPEDDRNKSVEAGSPIALQCELSDPLAQVSWYKDGVKLLPQSGLDFKSKGTKRQLIVQAAEFYHSGGYSCKTRGNAVHFNVEVKAPPVRFSAVPEVKRRKCIEAGCPIVLQCEVSDSTAQVQWYKDGDQLLIESGVDFNSDDCMRTLSIQSAHPSHAGVYSCTTKDDVIKFHVEIRAVPVRFSAVPEAEKNKCMEAGGHFELLCKVSDSTSQVSWFHNNTQLQLESGLDIQSEGDVRTLVVNPAEPTHSGLCHCESSDDSVPFPVDIKDPPVMFSALQDSVKDQLVEADYSTDLQGEISDPNANVCCYEDGVELVSESQPHIKSESTRRTLAVKTAQPSYSGWYDYVRTGDPIQFNVQDQGPPPTFLAVPEDEKTKCTEEMEPVALHYEISDSTPYVSVTKDEKVMLSQFKPEPEVHSDISRRTVIIHAPETSLFEVNSQKTPDDPTPFEMDQAELSHYEVFSGETYDDSVQCTVDIKAPPVTFSSVPEAQRTICIESGRPFKLQCEISDPDAQVWWYKDGNAVLLQDGIVTMYEEAMRTLSVQSAELCHSGTYSCQTNNDTISFHVEIKAPPVTFGYIPEDDLHKNIVEQDNLLLCCQVSRSDAIAQWYKDGVELKPCDNILIEAENTIRRLIIPSAQLSDSGTYTCRAGNSALTFQVYVRAILFCFTEPPVMIVYPKEDVHLDRYVPEEIVLSCELSRPNGKVTWFKDGQKLQESENIKLKTEGPYRRLKILRSGVEDSGEYVCDAADDSIFFNLNIKEPPVRIVSPSQSQMELCQQTSERMVLSCEISRPNATVRWYRDGLEVEESDSLILEVDGVYRRLIIPKPTIKDSAEYVCDTADDSVTFFVNIAEPPVRFIRPRKMAHGVEKLVGDTVVLECEVSRPNAEVTWKKDGDEIEENSNITITEDGTSRHLTIHSAAFEDTGQYVCDARDDVMDFLVKIKDTPLKILRKAELETKCRFVASDAIVLKCEVSRANGVVSWLKDNEKIEGNEHFICEEKGTFRSLIVPSAELKDSGEYICDAQDDKVVFSVTVEDAPVSIIGNSEKPEHHILMTGDDLILECEVSRENAIVQWYCNGCLLQEDVRTHIESRKTTRKLVLSGLQTSDSGEYLCDAIDDKMITRLTVQEPPFKFIKKDERTNISAYEEDSVTLRATVNRVSAPVKWQRGHDPIRSDRFHTTSDGNTHYLTINPLKRCDTGEYTCHVESDEMHFIVHVKAMKVKFSKPLENVVGLKGSDVVLKCELYKSKGDVQWLKGSQEITPNRHFTIRAGGRVRSLTIHDVTEDDAGEYACESKDERTSATVVVNIPRIVEFIAELHNITVMEGEDATFKCMVSPEDAKLAWFRNAQPISSNEKFSISSNGLCHVLHITNCQVSDSCKLTAEAEGVISRATLQVQEAQVLFTKSLCPVVAEEFGEATLEVEVSHETAEVQWMRQGVVIHPGSKFILKQDGKKRSLTIHKLTLSDQGTYSCETLHDRTQAKLAVEPRKIKIWKGLTQIQTYERETASFEVELSHSNVEGVWQKDGHILKNNNRLRMTAKGREHSLTISNLTLDDTGSYIFSVDTIRSIARLDVKEIPVSILKKLEDIRQPEGSGITLECELSRHNVDIKWTKNDVHLKPGKNHRIYSMGRKCFLQILKCELGDSGLYVCDAGDATTSCTVDIYERELEILQSLEDLDIQEGQNAVFVCEVSLDDVPGEWFKNGEKIKPTSTIKIRQEGTKHFLLICNVKEDDSGQMKFVAKNLETTAYLEVEALPANIVKPLQDITALENTRVILDCTLTNPRCSIRWYKGPNVILPSEHFEICSEGCYRKLVIQQVLLEDEGTYSVQVGNYTSSAKLTVEAQSVLMVRELQDVDVIAPADACFECEVSAPVAKAPTWTLNGETLHPGPKVVVEKMGTVHKLILKQTSEDMGGTVCFITGKAKSTAHLQVKGNQ, encoded by the exons ATGGATGTGTTTGGTGGAGCACCACGGTTCCTGGCCTACCCTCGTCCTGTGGTAGTACAAAGTGGCACAGATGCAGTTCTAAAATGCCAGATTGGCGGGGATCCCAGACCAGCAGTTATATGGGAGAGAAACAATGAGAAAATTCACCCAGAGGACAGATACCGGGTGTTTGAGGATGGAAATGTCTACAACCTTATCATAACCTCTGTGACAGTGGAGGACAGTGGACAATACATCTGTAAGGCCAAGAACTGCATTGGAGAGACTTACGCCGCAGCCACTTTGAAAGTAGAAGGTGAAGCACAGGAGATGGAGTTTCGGGAGGAAAACAAGCCACGCTTCCTCATCAAGCCCCTCTCAACTAGAGTTGGACGAGGAGAGGATGCTGTGTTCTCCTGTAAGCTGTGGGGAAACCCCAGACCAGAAGTGATGTGGGAGAAGGATGGCAAGAAGTTAAATGAGATCTTTGAAAGCACACATTTCACCATCAGCTATCAGGATGGAGGATGGTTCCAACTAAAGATTTTCAAGACAAGAGCACCAGATGGAGGGGTGTACACTTGTAAGGCCAGGAATGAATTTGGAGAGAGTCTGGCAGGGGCTGTGCTATTGGTGGATGCTGGACCAGGACATGAGGATGAAGGGAACCGTAACGGTTACACTAACGGCCACTGGAAAGCACATCAGGGAAAACAGAGAAGTAGTAGGCAAGTTGCAACACGGCTGAAAGATGATCCACTGCCAAACTCAGCCAAAGTAAAAATGTTTGCAGTGACAGAAGggaaacatgcaaagtttcgaTGCTATGTAACAGGGAAGCCAAAACCTGAAATATTATGGAGAAAAGATGGGAGACTTATCTTATCTGGCAGACGGTATCTTTTGTATGAAGACAGAGAGGGTTACTTCACACTTAAAGTTCTCTACTGCAAACAACAGGACAATGGAGTTTATGTCTGTTCTGCCTCAAACACTGCAGGACAAACCCTGAGTGTGGTACACCTTATCGTCAAAG AGCCACCTATCCGATTTAAGCAACCACTGAATGACTTGCAAGTATGGGAGAGAGACTTAGCTGTTCTTGAGTGTGAAGTTCCTGAGGACTCTGTTCCAATCACATGGTACTTAGAAGACAGGCGACTACAACCTGGAGCCAAATATGGGATGGAGGAGTGGGGGACAATGCGGCGACTCACAATTCGTGATATTGGGGTTGATGATGATGGGATATATCTATGTGAAATGGCTGATGGGGGCAGAAGCATTGCTGAGGTAGCAGtcaaag GAACCATTGTAAGAAAGCTGCCACGAAAAGTTGATGTTCTGGAAGGGGAAAATGCAGCCTTCTGTGTGGAAGTGGAGGAGGGAGAAATGGACATTCATTGGTACAAAGATGGAACAGAGCTAAGGGAGACCCATCAGACCATTGTCAAATCCTTTGGAAGGACACACATCTTGGTCTTTGTCAACACCACACCACAAGACTCTGGTTTGGTCATGTTCTATGTGGGTAGATCGAAGACGTCATCTCAGCTAAGGGTGAAAg CTGCAAGGCACTGTCCACCAAGCTGTCCTATCGGGGTACAGATAAACACAGAGCGAGCGAATGCAGCTCTCCTGTCCTGGTTTCCTGCACAAGACTCTCGGAAGAATCCACCTTCAGGGTATATTATTGAAAGACAAGAAGTTGGCTCACAGGAGTGGCTGCAATGTTTAACCACAGACTCTGTAACCTCAGTGGAGATTCTTGGCGACAGCGTTCCATGCGAGGCAGACTACAGATTTCGGATATGCAGTGTCAACAAGTATGGAAGGAGTGGAAATGTAGAGTTCCCTCGAGCAGTTCACCTTG TTCCAGTTGCCAGAATCCAAACCCCTCTACAAGATGCTTTAGTGCCAGAGGGCCAGGACGCCTGCTTTACCATTGAGCTGTCTGCCTCAGTTATAGGCACTTGGTTCTTAAACGGAAATCAGCTTCAAGACGATGAACGTTTCTCTATAAGGCGTTCGCGTACACACCAGTCCCTACGCATTCGTGGGGTACGGGACACAGAAAATGGAGCAGAGATCACCTTCATTGCCTATGGAATTCGAGATTCTGCTGCTTTGTACATACAAG CCCCACTGGTAAAATTCACACCACTTTCTGAAATGGATCGAAACAAATTTGTGGAGGTTGGCAACCCTATAGTGCTCTACTGTGAGCTCTCAGACCCTGAGACTCCAGTTCGTTGGTATAAGAATGGTGTTGAACTTCATACAATGGAAGGTCTGCACATCCAATCAGAAGGAACAATGAGGAGGATTGTCATCCAATCAGCTGATTTCTCCCACTCAGGAGTTTATAGTTGTGATGCTATTGATGACGTCATCAGGTTTAACGTGGAGGTTGAGG CCCCACCAGTGAGGTTCTTAGTCCTTCCGGAGGATGATAGGAACAAGTCCGTTGAAGCAGGCTCACCGATAGCACTGCAATGTGAGCTCTCAGATCCACTCGCCCAGGTCTCCTGGTATAAAGATGGTGTGAAACTTTTACCACAAAGTGGACTAGACTTCAAATCCAAGGGCACAAAGAGGCAACTGATTGTCCAGGCAGCTGAATTTTACCATTCAGGGGGGTATAGCTGCAAGACAAGGGGTAATGCTGTCCACTTCAATGTGGAAGTTAAAG CCCCACCTGTGAGGTTCTCTGCTGTCCCTGAGGTTAAGAGGAGAAAGTGCATTGAAGCAGGCTGCCCCATTGTTCTGCAGTGTGAGGTTTCAGACTCTACTGCACAGGTCCAGTGGTACAAAGATGGGGATCAGCTCCTTATAGAATCTGGAGTAGACTTCAACTCAGATGACTGTATGAGAACACTCAGTATTCAATCAGCACACCCGTCTCATGCCGGTGTGTACAGCTGCACAACAAAggatgatgtcatcaagtttcATGTGGAGATAAGAG CTGTACCCGTGAGGTTCTCAGCTGTTCCTGAAGCTGAGAAGAATAAATGCATGGAAGCTGGTGGACACTTTGAACTCCTCTGTAAGGTCTCAGACTCTACATCCCAAGTCAGCTGGTTCCACAACAATACGCAGCTTCAGCTAGAGAGTGGTTTGGACATTCAGTCAGAGGGAGATGTAAGGACTCTGGTAGTCAATCCAGCTGAACCCACTCATTCTGGATTGTGCCACTGTGAATCATCTGATGACTCTGTCCCGTTCCCTGTGGATATCAAAG ACCCACCAGTGATGTTCTCAGCATTACAAGACAGCGTGAAGGACCAGCTGGTTGAAGCAGACTACTCCACTGATTTGCAAGGTGAGATCTCAGATCCAAATGCCAATGTGTGTTGCTACGAGGATGGTGTAGAGCTTGTCTCAGAAAGTCAGCCTCATATCAAATCGGAGAGCACCAGGAGGACATTAGCTGTCAAGACAGCACAGCCCTCTTACTCTGGATGGTACGACTATGTGAGAACGGGTGATCCCATCCAATTTAATGTACAAGACCAAG GGCCACCACCAACATTTTTGGCTGTTCCTGAAGATGAGAAGACCAAATGCACTGAGGAAATGGAACCTGTTGCATTACATTATGAAATTTCAGATTCAACTCCATATGTCAGCGTGACAAAAGATGAGAAGGTCATGCTTTCTCAATTTAAGCCTGAACCTGAAGTTCACTCAGACATATCCAGAAGAACTGTAATCATCCATGCACCTGAGACATCTCTTTTTGAAGTAAACAGCCAAAAGACACCAGATGATCCCACCCCGTTTGAAATGGATCAAG CAGAACTGTCTCACTATGAGGTGTTCAGTGGTGAGACCTATGATGACTCTGTCCAGTGCACTGTGGATATAAAAG CTCCGCCAGTGACGTTCTCCAGTGTCCCTGAGGCTCAACGGACCATATGCATTGAGTCAGGAAGACCCTTTAAACTGCAATGCGAAATCTCAGACCCTGATGCACAAGTCTGGTGGTACAAAGATGGGAATGCGGTGCTTCTTCAAGATGGCATTGTTACTATGTATGAGGAAGCAATGAGAACACTCTCTGTGCAAAGTGCTGAATTATGTCACAGCGGAACATACAGCTGCCAGACAAACAATGACACCATCTCATTCCATGTGGAAATCAAAG CACCTCCTGTAACATTTGGCTACATACCAGAAGATGATCTGCACAAAAATATTGTGGAACAAGACAATCTACTCCTTTGCTGTCAAGTGTCCAGGTCAGATGCTATTGCACAATGGTACAAGGACGGAGTAGAATTAAAGCCTTGTGACAACATCCTCATAGAAGCAGAAAACACTATACGAAGACTGATCATCCCTTCAGCTCAACTCTCAGATTCTGGGACATATACCTGTCGGGCTGGAAATAGTGCATTAACATTTCAAGTTTATGTAAGAG CAATTCTCTTTTGCTTTACAGAACCCCCAGTGATGATTGTATATCCCAAGGAAGATGTCCACCTTGATCGCTATGTTCCTGAAGAAATTGTTCTTAGCTGTGAACTTTCACGGCCAAATGGAAAGGTGACATGGTTCAAGGATGGACAAAAACTACAGGAGAGTGAAAACATAAAGCTAAAGACAGAGGGTCCATATAGACGGCTAAAAATTCTGCGCAGTGGTGTTGAGGACTCTGGAGAATATGTCTGTGATGCAGCTGATGATTCAATATTCTTCAATCTAAACATAAAAG AACCCCCAGTGCGCATAGTTTCTCCAAGCCAGTCCCAAATGGAACTTTGCCAGCAGACTTCTGAAAGGATGGTCCTGAGCTGTGAAATCTCTAGACCAAACGCCACTGTACGTTGGTATCGAGATGGACTTGAAGTAGAGGAGAGTGACAGCCTAATTCTGGAGGTTGATGGTGTCTATAGGAGACTTATTATCCCAAAACCTACCATCAAAGACTCTGCAGAATATGTCTGTGACACCGCTGATGACTCAGTGACCTTCTTTGTAAACATTGCAG AGCCACCAGTTAGATTTATTCGGCCAAGGAAAATGGCCCATGGAGTAGAGAAACTTGTGGGAGACACTGTGGTTCTGGAGTGTGAAGTGTCTCGACCAAATGCTGAAGTCACCTGGAAGAAGGATGGAGACGAGATAGAGGAGAACAGCAACATAACCATCACAGAGGATGGCACAAGTCGACATTTAACCATTCACTCTGCAGCTTTTGAAGACACAGGGCAATATGTCTGTGATGCTAGAGATGATGTGATGGATTTCCTAGTGAAAATCAAAG ATACACCACTAAAAATTCTGCGAAAAGCTGAACTAGAAACAAAGTGCCGATTTGTAGCATCTGATGCTATTGTGTTAAAATGTGAGGTCTCAAGAGCAAATGGAGTGGTCAGTTGGCTTAAAGACAATGAGAAGATTGAGGGAAATGAGCATTTCATCTGTGAAGAGAAAGGGACATTCAGATCTCTGATTGTCCCCAGTGCTGAATTAAAGGACTCAGGGGAGTACATCTGTGATGCACAAGATGATAAAGTTGTCTTCAGTGTTACTGTAGAAG ACGCTCCAGTGTCCATTATTGGGAATTCAGAGAAGCCAGAACACCACATTTTAATGACAGGAGATGATCTTATCCTGGAATGTGAGGTATCTCGAGAAAATGCTATAGTCCAGTGGTACTGCAATGGATGTTTGCTACAAGAGGATGTACGCACACATATTGAAAGCAGAAAAACAACGAGGAAGCTTGTGCTATCAGGACTTCAGACATCCGACTCTGGAGAGTATCTCTGTGATGCCATTGATGACAAAATGATAACTAGGCTAACAGTTCAAG aacccccatttaaattcattaaaaaagatGAAAGAACAAATATTTCAGCCTATGAAGAAGACAGTGTGACACTGCGTGCCACTGTTAATAGGGTCAGTGCCCCAGTGAAATGGCAGAGAGGCCATGATCCAATCAGAAGTGATCGTTTCCACACAACAAGTGATGGTAACACCCACTACCTCACTATTAACCCACTTAAGAGATGTGATACTGGAGAGTATACGTGTCATGTGGAATCTGACGAGATGCATTTCATTGTCCATGTTAAAG CAATGAAGGTAAAATTCTCCAAACCACTAGAAAATGTAGTGGGACTCAAAGGTAGTGATGTGGTTTTAAAATGTGAACTGTACAAGTCCAAAGGAGATGTTCAGTGGCTCAAAGGCAGCCAAGAGATTACCCCAAACAGACACTTTACAATCAGAGCTGGGGGTCGAGTGAGAAGCCTGACAATACATGATGTAACAGAAGATGATGCAGGAGAGTATGCTTGTGAATCCAAAGATGAAAGGACATCAGCTACTGTGGTGGTCAATA TTCCTCGCATTGTGGAGTTTATCGCAGAGCTACACAACATAACTGTCATGGAAGGAGAAGACGCAACATTTAAGTGTATGGTATCTCCAGAGGATGCTAAGCTAGCCTGGTTTAGGAATGCCCAGCCAATTTCATCAAATGAGAAGTTCAGCATCTCAAGTAATGGATTATGCCATGTGCTGCATATCACCAACTGCCAAGTCTCAGATAGCTGCAAGTTGACAGCCGAGGCTGAAGGTGTGATTTCCAGAGCTACCCTTCAGGTCCAAG AGGCACAGGTGCTTTTCACAAAGAGCTTGTGCCCGGTAGTTGCAGAGGAGTTTGGTGAAGCAACGCTTGAGGTGGAGGTCAGCCATGAAACTGCAGAGGTACAGTGGATGAGACAAGGAGTGGTAATACATCCAGGGTCCAAATTCATCCTGAAGCAAGATGGCAAAAAGCGTTCTCTCACAATCCATAAACTGACACTTTCAGACCAGGGCACCTACAGCTGTGAAACGCTACATGACCGTACACAAGCCAAGCTCGCTGTGGAAC CACGAAAAATCAAGATTTGGAAAGGTCTAACTCAGATCCAGACTTATGAAAGAGAGACGGCTTCGTTTGAGGTGGAGCTGTCACATAGCAATGTGGAGGGTGTATGGCAGAAGGATGGGCACATTCTCAAAAACAACAACCGTTTGCGTATGACTGCGAAAGGACGAGAACACAGCCTAACCATCTCTAACCTGACCTTGGATGACACTGGATCCTACATATTCTCTGTTGACACCATCAGATCAATAGCAAGATTGGACGTTAAAG AAATTCCTGTATCAATTCTGAAAAAGCTTGAGGATATCAGGCAACCAGAGGGATCTGGTATAACACTTGAATGTGAGCTCTCACGGCACAACGTGGACATAAAGTGGACAAAG AATGATGTTCATCTTAAACCAGGAAAAAATCATCGTATTTATTCGATGGGAAGAAAGTGTTTTCTACAGATACTGAAGTGTGAACTGGGAGACTCTGGTTTATATGTGTGTGATGCTGGAGATGCCACAACATCCTGTACAGTGGATATCTATG AGAGGGAGCTTGAGATACTACAAAGCTTAGAGGATCTGGATATTCAAGAAGGTCAGAATGCAGTGTTCGTGTGTGAAGTTTCCCTGGATGATGTGCCCGGAGAGTGGTTTAAGAATGGCGAGAAGATAAAACCAACCAGCACCATTAAGATCCGTCAGGAAG GGACAAAGCACTTCCTCCTCATATGCAATGTCAAAGAAGACGATTCTGGACAAATGAAGTTCGTTGCCAAGAATCTTGAGACAACAGCTTACCTCGAAGTGGagg CACTACCAGCAAACATTGTGAAACCACTTCAGGATATAACTGCTCTGGAAAATACCCGTGTCATACTGGACTGCACTTTGACAAACCCCCGTTGTAGCATTCGCTGGTATAAGGGCCCAAATGTCATCCTGCCCTCAGAACACTTTGAGATCTGCAGTGAAGGATGTTACCGAAAACTTGTGATTCAGCAGGTGTTGCTGGAAGATGAGGGCACCTACAGTGTTCAAGTTGGAAACTACACATCTTCAGCAAAACTAACTGTTGAAG CTCAGTCGGTCCTGATGGTGCGAGAGCTGCAGGATGTGGATGTAATAGCTCCTGCAGACGCATGCTTTGAATGTGAAGTTTCTGCGCCAGTGGCCAAGGCACCTACCTGGACACTGAATGGGGAGACACTGCATCCTGGTCCTAAAGTTGTGGTAGAGAAAATGGGAACCGTTCATAAGCTCATTCTCAAACAAACATCTGAAGACATGGGCGGCACTGTGTGCTTTATTACTGGGAAAGCTAAAAGCACTGCACATCTGCAGGTCAAAG gTAACCAGTGA